A window from Aeromonas rivipollensis encodes these proteins:
- the bfr gene encoding bacterioferritin: MKGDPKIIAHLNKVLANELVAINQYFLHARIYDDWGLKGLGHKEYHESIDEMKHADELVKRVLFLEGLPNLQDLGKLRIGETVEEMLRCDLSLEMDAIPDLKTAITYAESVHDYVSRDLFQDILEDEEEHVDWLETQLDLIARIGLENYQQSQLHSESS; the protein is encoded by the coding sequence ATGAAAGGAGATCCCAAAATCATTGCCCACCTCAACAAGGTGCTGGCCAATGAGCTGGTTGCCATCAACCAATATTTCCTGCATGCCCGCATCTACGATGACTGGGGCCTCAAGGGGCTTGGGCACAAGGAATATCATGAGTCCATCGATGAGATGAAACATGCCGACGAGCTGGTCAAGCGGGTGCTGTTTCTGGAAGGACTGCCCAACTTGCAGGATCTGGGCAAGCTGCGTATCGGTGAGACAGTCGAAGAGATGCTGCGCTGCGATCTGTCACTGGAAATGGATGCCATTCCCGACCTGAAAACGGCCATCACCTATGCCGAGTCCGTCCATGATTATGTCAGCCGTGACCTGTTCCAGGATATCCTGGAAGACGAGGAGGAACACGTCGACTGGCTGGAAACCCAGCTCGATCTCATCGCTCGCATCGGCCTGGAAAACTATCAGCAATCCCAGCTTCATAGCGAATCATCCTGA
- a CDS encoding bacterioferritin-associated ferredoxin, which translates to MYVCLCRGITDNQIRKAVQAGKTEFRQLKQSLEVGAQCGKCVRMAMEIIATEIDKMESEQAPLYYEVA; encoded by the coding sequence ATGTACGTGTGTTTGTGCCGCGGCATCACAGATAACCAGATCCGCAAGGCGGTACAGGCAGGCAAGACCGAGTTCAGACAGCTGAAACAGTCGCTGGAAGTCGGTGCCCAATGTGGCAAATGCGTGCGCATGGCGATGGAAATCATCGCCACCGAGATCGACAAGATGGAGTCGGAGCAGGCGCCCCTTTATTACGAAGTGGCATGA
- a CDS encoding HlyU family transcriptional regulator, giving the protein MLKKLFSALFKGQAAQITDVTPTEYAGYLIYPEPMAEGGQFRLAGRITKDVDGVLQTHRFIRSDLFANPADAERFMVQKAHTFIDQMGERMFEPRVKPDDSSAS; this is encoded by the coding sequence ATGCTCAAGAAACTATTCAGTGCCCTGTTCAAGGGGCAAGCTGCCCAGATAACCGATGTCACGCCCACCGAATACGCCGGCTATCTCATTTATCCCGAACCCATGGCGGAAGGGGGGCAGTTCCGGCTTGCAGGGCGCATCACCAAGGATGTGGATGGGGTGCTGCAAACTCACCGCTTCATCCGCTCCGATCTGTTCGCCAACCCGGCCGACGCCGAGCGCTTCATGGTGCAAAAAGCCCATACCTTCATCGATCAGATGGGGGAGCGCATGTTTGAGCCACGGGTGAAGCCGGACGACAGTTCAGCCTCATGA